TCGACCCCTGGGGTCGCGTGCTCGCCGAGCAGCCCCAGGGCGAGGCGGTGCTGCTGGCCAGCCGCGACGCCGCCGAGCAGGAGGCGATCCGCCGGCGCATGCCGGTGGCCCGGCACAGACGTTTCATCGCGCCGGCCCAGCCCGGGCCGGCGCCCACGGAGTTCCTATGAGCGACATTCTCGGCCGCGTCAGCGGCCACCTGCTGACCCCCGGCAACCTCTCCATCGAGCAGCTGCCGGCGATCCTCGGCGAACTGGCCGGCCCCGGCATCGATGCTGCCGACCTGTACTTCCAGAGCCAGGTCTCCGAGTCCTGGGTGCTGGAGGACGGCATCGTCAAGGAGGGCAGCTTCAACCTCGACCAGGGCGTCGGCGTGCGTGCCCAGTCCGGCGAGAAGACCGGCTTCGCCTACAGCAACGCCATCCATGCCGAGGCCCTGAGCCAGGCTGCACGTGCCGCCCGTTCGATTGCCCGCAGTGGCCAGCAGGGCCGCGTGCAGGCCTTTGCCAGCCCGCAGGTGGTCGCCCTGTATGGCCAGGACAACCCGCTGGAGGTGCTGCAGCGCGCCGAGAAGGTCGAGCTGCTCAAGCGCATCGACGTCGCCACCCGTGCCCTCGACCCGCGCATCAAGCAGGTCACGGTGAGCCTGGCCGGGGTCTGGGACCAGGTGCTGGTGGCCGCCAGCGATGGCAGCCTGGGCGCCGACATCCGCCCGCTGGTGCGCTTCAACGTCAGTGTCATCGTCGAGCACAACGGCCGTCGCGAGCGTGGCGGCCATGGTGGTGGCGGACGCTGCGACTACCGTTACTTCCTCGAGCGCGATGGCAGCGGCGACGAGCGCGCCCTGGGCTACGCCCGCGAGGCCCTGCGCCAGGCGCTGGTCAACCTGGAGGCGATCCCTGCGCCGGCCGGCACCCTGCCGGTGGTGATGGGCGCCGGCTGGTCCGGCGTGCTGCTGCACGAGGCGGTCGGCCATGGTCTGGAGGGCGACTTCAACCGCAAGGGCAGCTCGGCCTACAGCGGGCGCATCGGCCAGCAGGTGGCGTCGAGCCTGTGCACCATAGTCGACGACGGCACCCTGGCCGGGCGCCGCGGCTCGCTGAGCCTGGATGACGAGGGCACCCGCACCCAGTGCACCACGCTGATCGAGAACGGCGTGCTCAAGGGCTACATGCAGGACAAGCTGAACGCGCGCCTGATGGGCGTGGCGCCGACCGGCAACGGCCGCCGCGAATCCTACGCGCACCTGCCGATGCCGCGCATGACCAACACCTACATGCTGGCCGGCGAGAGCGACCCGGAAGAGATCATCCGCTCGGTGAAGAAGGGCATCTACTGCGCCAACCTCGGCGGCGGCCAGGTCGACATCACCAGCGGCAAGTTCGTGTTCTCCACCAGCGAGGCCTACCTGATCGAGGACGGCCGGATCACCGCGCCGGTCAAGGGCGCCACCCTGATCGGCAACGGTCCGGAGGCGATGAGCCGGGTGTCGATGGTCGGCAACGACCTGGCCCTGGATAGCGGTGTCGGTACCTGCGGCAAGGACGGCCAGTCGGTGCCGGTGGGCGTCGGCCAGCCGACCCTGAAGATCGACGCGATCACCGTCGGCGGTACCGGCGCCTGAGGCGCCGGGTAGCGAAGGAGTTAACGCAGACCGCGCTGGACCTCGTCCAGGTCGCGGATGTATTTGAAGACTTTGCGCGCGGCGGCAGGCGGCTTGTTGTGGGCCGCTTCATGCTGGGCATGGCGGATCAGGCTGCGCAGGTGCTGGCGGTCGGTCTCGGGATAGTCGGCGACGAAGCTCTCCAGGGTGCTGTCGTCACCGGCGATCAGGCGGTCGCGCCAGCGCTCGAGGGCGTGGAAGCGCTCGTTGTACTCGCGGGTGGAGCTGTCGACCTGGTCGATCAGCGCGGTGATCGCCTCGATGTCCTGGTCGCGCATGAGCTTGCCGATGAACTGGATATGGCGCTTCTTGGCGGCATTGGCCGTGTGCTTCGGCGCCTCGGCCAGCGCCTTGCGCAGATTGTCGGTCAGCGGCAGCTTGGCGATCAGCTCGGGCTTGAGGGTGGTCAGGCGCGCACCGAGATCCTGCAGGGCATGCAGCTCGCGCTTGATCTGGGTCTTGCTCTTCTCGCCGGAGAAGTCTTCGTCGTAAGAATCAGCCATGGGGGCGGTCCGGATGGAAACGCCGTCATGATAACCAGTCAGGGAGGGCCTGTCCGCAGCGGACCGGCCGCCCGTCGTTGGAGTGCAGCATGAGTTCAGCACAAACAGTGGGTCCGCAGGCCTTGCCGGCCCTGCAGGAGCAGGTCGAGCAGATCCTCGGCGAAGCGCGCCGCCAGGGCGCCAGCGCCTGCGAGGTGGCGGTGTCGATGGAGCAGGGGTTGTCCACCACGGTGCGCCAGGGTGAGGTGGAGACGGTCGAGTTCAACCGCGATCAGGGCTTCGGCATCACCCTCTACGTCGGCCAGCGCAAGGGTTCGGCCAGCACCTCGGCCAGCGGCGAGACGGCGATCCGCGAGACGGTGGCGGCGGCCCTGGCCATCGCCAGGCACGCCTCCGAGGACGACTGCGCCGGCCTCGCCGATGCCGCGCTGATGGCCCGCGAGCTGCCCGAGCTGGACCTCTACCACCCCTGGCAGATCGCCCCGGAGCGCGCGGTGGAACTGGCCCTGGGCTGCGAGGCGGCAGCCTTCGCCAGCGATGCGCGGATCAAGAACGCCGACGGCACCACCCTCAGCACCCACCAGGGCTGCCGGGTCTACGGCAACAGCCACGGCTTCCTCGGTGGCTACGCCAGCACCCGCCATAGCCTGAGCTGCGTGATGATCGCCGAAGACGGGGGGCAGATGCAGCGCGACTACTGGTACGACGTCAACCGCCAGGGCGAGCTGCTGGCCGACCCGCTGACGATCGGTCGCAAGGCCGCCGAGCGCAGCGTGGCGCGCCTCGGTGCGCGCCCGGTGCCGACCTGCGAGGTGCCGGTGTTGTTCGCCGCCGAGCTGGCCACCGGGCTGTTCGGCCACTTCCTCGCCGCCATCTCCGGCGGCAACCTGTACCGCCACTCCTCCTTCCTCGAAGGCGCTCTGGGCCAGCGCCTGTTTCCCGAGTGGCTCAGCCTCGACGAGCGTCCGCACATCCCGCGTGCCATGGGCAGCGCGGCCTTCGATGGCGACGGCCTGGCCACCTATGCCAAGTCCTTCGTCGCCGGTGGCGAGCTGGTGTCCTACATCCTCGGCACCTACTCCGGGCGCAAGCTGGGCCTGCCCAGCACGGCCAACGCCGGTGGCGTGCACAACCTGTTCGTCAGCCATGGTTCCGAGGACCAGCAGGCGCTGATCCGCCGCATGGGCCGTGGCCTGCTGGTCACCGAGCTGATGGGGCAGGGGCTGAACCTGGTCACCGGCGACTACTCGCGCGGCGCCGCCGGTTTCTGGGTGGAGAACGGCGAGATCCAGTTCCCAGTGCAGGAAGTCACCATCGCCGGCAACCTGCGCGACATGTTCCGCCAGATCGTCGCGGTGGGTAGCGACCTGGAGCTGCGCGGCAACGTCCGCACCGGCTCGGTGCTGATCGAGCGCATGACGGTGGCCGGTAGCTGAATCTGGTTAGCAAACAAAAAGGGGCCTGCGGGCCCCTTTTTCATGCGCCGGCGATTACTCGCCCTCGTCGAATCTGTTGTTGATCAGTTCGATCAGCGCCTCCAGCGCCTCCTCCTGCCGCTCGCCCTCGCTGGCCAGGTGCAGGTTGGTGCCCTTGCCGGCGGCCAGCATCATCACCGCCATGATGCTCTTGCCGTCCACCAGGCTGTCCGGCGAACGACCGATGCGCACCTGGCAGGGGAAGCCGCTGGCCACGCCGACGAACTTGGCGGCGGCGCGCGCATGCAGGCCGAGCTTGTTGATGATGGTGATCTCGCGGGTGGGCATTGCGGTCCTTAGCCGAGGTCGCGGTGGCGGACCTGGACGTTCTTCAGCGTGGGTTTCAGGGCCTGGCCCAGGCGGTTGGCCAGGTATACCGAGCGGTGGTGGCCGCCGGTGCAGCCGATGGCGATGGTCACGTAGGAGCGGTTGCTGGCGGCGAAGCGCGGCAACCACTTGTGCAGGTAGGCCTGGATGTCCTGGTACATCTCCTCCACGTCCGGCTGCGCGGCCAGATATTCGGCCACCGGCGCATCCAGGCCGGACATCTCGCGCAGGTCCGGCTTCCAGTAGGGGTTGGGCAGGCAGCGCACGTCGAACACCAGGTCGGCATCCACCGGCATGCCGCGCTTGAAACCGAAGGACTCGACTAGGAAGGCGGTACCCGGTTCCGGCTGGTTGAGCAGGCGCAGCTTGAGGGTGTCGCGCAGCTGGTAGAGATTGAGATGGGTGGTGTCGATCTTCAGGTCGGCCAGGTCGACGATCGGCGCCAGCAGCGTGGCCTCGTCGCGGATGGCCTCGGCCAGGGCGCGGGTCTCGTTGGTCAGCGGGTGACGCCGGCGGGTCTCGGAGAAGCGCTTGAGCAGGGTCTCCTCGTCGGCGTCGAGGAACAGCACGTCGCACTGGATATGCCGGGCCCGTACCTCGCTCAGCAGCTCGGGGAAGCGCTGCAGCTGGCTGGGCAGGTTGCGCGCGTCCACCGACACGGCCACCTGCGGGTGCAGCAGCTCGGTCTGCAGCAGGGCGCGCTCGGCCAGGTCCGGCAGCAGGCTGGCCGGCAGGTTGTCGATGCAGTAGAAGCCGTTGTCTTCCAGCACGTCGAGGGCAGTGCTCTTGCCCGAGCCGGAACGACCGCTGACGATGATCAGGCGCATGGCTCAGTCCTCGGTGCTAGCGGCCGTTCTGTACGTCGACCACGACCTGATACAGCTCCTCGCTGCTCTGCGCCCGGCGCAGGCGCTCGCGCACTTCCGTGCGGTCGAGCATGCTGGCGATCTGGCGCAGCAGCTCCAGGTGCTCGTCGGTGGCCGCTTCCGGCACCAGCAGGACGAACAGCAGGTCGACCGGGGCGCCGTCGATGGCGTCGAAGTCTACCGCCGCATCCAGGTGCAGCACGGCACTGATCGGCGCCTGGCAGCCCGGCAGGCGGCAGTGTGGAATGGCGATGCCGTTGCCGAAGCCGGTGGAGCCGAGCTTCTCGCGGGCGATCAGGTTTTCGAAGATGTCCTGGCCGTCCAGATCGGGGAGATCACGGGCCACCAGGTTGGCAATCTGTTCGAGTACGCGTTTCTTGCTGCCCCCCGGCACGTTCACCAGGGAACGGCCGGAAGTCAGGATGGTTTCGAGTCGGATCATGAGGGAGGGTATGTCAGCGAGCCGTGGCGCCTTGCAGGCGGCCCAGCTGCTTTTCCTTGTGTTTGATCAGTTGGCGGTCGAGTTTGTCGGCCAGCAGGTCGATGGCGGCATACATGTCTTCGTGTTCGGCGTTGGCGACCACCTCGCCGCCGGCGATGTGCAGGGTCGCTTCGATCTTCTGCTTGAGCTTCTCGACCTCCATGGTCACCTGCACATTGGTGATCTTGTCGAAATGGCGCTCCAGTCGGCTGAGCTTCTCACCGACATAGTCGCGCAGGGCGTCGGTCACATCCAGTTGATGTCCACTGATGTTGACTTGCATACCGCTTCTCCTTGTTGCCTGGTGTAAGAGACAGGCTATCGGGCCTGCCGCCGTAACACGTTGGCTGGGAGGGCTGGTGCACTGCGGGCCGTAGTTCCCCCGTGCAGGGTATCCGGCGCTCGGTACGGTGGTGCAGAAGCCTTCCGCTCAGGGCCGCTTACATCAGTCGCTTGCGTTCGCTGGACGGCGCGATGCCGAGGGACTCGCGGTACTTGGCG
This DNA window, taken from Pseudomonas alcaligenes, encodes the following:
- the ptsN gene encoding PTS IIA-like nitrogen regulatory protein PtsN; the protein is MIRLETILTSGRSLVNVPGGSKKRVLEQIANLVARDLPDLDGQDIFENLIAREKLGSTGFGNGIAIPHCRLPGCQAPISAVLHLDAAVDFDAIDGAPVDLLFVLLVPEAATDEHLELLRQIASMLDRTEVRERLRRAQSSEELYQVVVDVQNGR
- the tldD gene encoding metalloprotease TldD, whose product is MSDILGRVSGHLLTPGNLSIEQLPAILGELAGPGIDAADLYFQSQVSESWVLEDGIVKEGSFNLDQGVGVRAQSGEKTGFAYSNAIHAEALSQAARAARSIARSGQQGRVQAFASPQVVALYGQDNPLEVLQRAEKVELLKRIDVATRALDPRIKQVTVSLAGVWDQVLVAASDGSLGADIRPLVRFNVSVIVEHNGRRERGGHGGGGRCDYRYFLERDGSGDERALGYAREALRQALVNLEAIPAPAGTLPVVMGAGWSGVLLHEAVGHGLEGDFNRKGSSAYSGRIGQQVASSLCTIVDDGTLAGRRGSLSLDDEGTRTQCTTLIENGVLKGYMQDKLNARLMGVAPTGNGRRESYAHLPMPRMTNTYMLAGESDPEEIIRSVKKGIYCANLGGGQVDITSGKFVFSTSEAYLIEDGRITAPVKGATLIGNGPEAMSRVSMVGNDLALDSGVGTCGKDGQSVPVGVGQPTLKIDAITVGGTGA
- a CDS encoding HPr family phosphocarrier protein; the encoded protein is MPTREITIINKLGLHARAAAKFVGVASGFPCQVRIGRSPDSLVDGKSIMAVMMLAAGKGTNLHLASEGERQEEALEALIELINNRFDEGE
- the yjgA gene encoding ribosome biogenesis factor YjgA; this translates as MADSYDEDFSGEKSKTQIKRELHALQDLGARLTTLKPELIAKLPLTDNLRKALAEAPKHTANAAKKRHIQFIGKLMRDQDIEAITALIDQVDSSTREYNERFHALERWRDRLIAGDDSTLESFVADYPETDRQHLRSLIRHAQHEAAHNKPPAAARKVFKYIRDLDEVQRGLR
- the hpf gene encoding ribosome hibernation-promoting factor, HPF/YfiA family produces the protein MQVNISGHQLDVTDALRDYVGEKLSRLERHFDKITNVQVTMEVEKLKQKIEATLHIAGGEVVANAEHEDMYAAIDLLADKLDRQLIKHKEKQLGRLQGATAR
- the pmbA gene encoding metalloprotease PmbA yields the protein MSSAQTVGPQALPALQEQVEQILGEARRQGASACEVAVSMEQGLSTTVRQGEVETVEFNRDQGFGITLYVGQRKGSASTSASGETAIRETVAAALAIARHASEDDCAGLADAALMARELPELDLYHPWQIAPERAVELALGCEAAAFASDARIKNADGTTLSTHQGCRVYGNSHGFLGGYASTRHSLSCVMIAEDGGQMQRDYWYDVNRQGELLADPLTIGRKAAERSVARLGARPVPTCEVPVLFAAELATGLFGHFLAAISGGNLYRHSSFLEGALGQRLFPEWLSLDERPHIPRAMGSAAFDGDGLATYAKSFVAGGELVSYILGTYSGRKLGLPSTANAGGVHNLFVSHGSEDQQALIRRMGRGLLVTELMGQGLNLVTGDYSRGAAGFWVENGEIQFPVQEVTIAGNLRDMFRQIVAVGSDLELRGNVRTGSVLIERMTVAGS
- the rapZ gene encoding RNase adapter RapZ — translated: MRLIIVSGRSGSGKSTALDVLEDNGFYCIDNLPASLLPDLAERALLQTELLHPQVAVSVDARNLPSQLQRFPELLSEVRARHIQCDVLFLDADEETLLKRFSETRRRHPLTNETRALAEAIRDEATLLAPIVDLADLKIDTTHLNLYQLRDTLKLRLLNQPEPGTAFLVESFGFKRGMPVDADLVFDVRCLPNPYWKPDLREMSGLDAPVAEYLAAQPDVEEMYQDIQAYLHKWLPRFAASNRSYVTIAIGCTGGHHRSVYLANRLGQALKPTLKNVQVRHRDLG